DNA from Terriglobus tenax:
TCCGACAAGCAGGCCTCGGATGCGAACTCCGCAACTTCCGGCCAGAAATACTATGGTTCGCCCAACGCTACCGCAGCACCGCAGCCAACCGCCACACCGGCGGTAGCGCAGGTTGCTCCCCGGCAGACCACACCAGTACGCACAGCACCCGAACCGGAACCTTCTCCGGCGCCGCGTCTTGCGGCCGCCGTTGCGCAGCCGCAGGTTCCTGCCGTGCAGCCCGTCTCCCTGCCTACGACCCAGCCCCAGGGCCCTGCCGTAGTACAGGTGGCCGCCGTATCGCACCAGGAAGATGCCGAAGTCCTGCTCAGCGCGTTGAAGCGTCGCGGGTATGCGGTCTTCACTGCGTCCGGGCCGGCTGACCGACTGATCCATGTGCAGCTTGGGCCGTTCCCCTCGCGTAAGGACGCCGAGGCGATGCGCCAGAAGCTGCTCTCAGACGGTTACAACGCCATCGTCAAATAGCTAAAGAGCAGCAGAGTCAATGGCAATGGGCAGCAAGTCGTAGATTCCGCCAAAGCCACCGTTTGACAGGATGGCGACCACATCGCCCGGCTGCATCTCTTTCACAATCTTCGTGACGATTGCATCCACATCCGGCAGCAGTACTGCCGGTGTTCCCTGCGCGTTCAGCCCGGCAACCACCGTCTCCGGATGCAGACGTTCCTTTACCGGAATGCTCTCGCTCTTGAAGACCGCAGCCAGGATCACCGAATCCGCCAGCGCCAGCGAACCAACCAACTCCTTCTCAAAGACATTGCGGCGCAGCGTATTCGAGCGAGGTTCCAGCACTGCGATCAGACGCCGTTCCGGATACTTCGCACGCAGAGCGCGCAGCGTCTCACGGATGGCCGTAGGGTGGTGCGCAAAGTCATCGATAATCGTAATGCCGCGGGTCTCCGCAACCACTTCAAGGCGGCGCTTCACTGACCGGAAGGTCTTCAGCGCCTCCTCAATGCTGGCCGCATCCACTCCCTGCGTCGCGGCAAGAGCAGCCGCAGCCGTGGCGTTCATCGCGTTGTGCTCACCCGCCATTGGCAGCGTCAGTTCGGCAAATGGTTCTCCGGCACGCAGCAAAGACCAGCGCGAGCCTTCTCCTTCATGCCGAAGATTGGTCACCCGCCAGTGCGAACCTTCCGCGAAGCCATAGCGTTCCACCCGG
Protein-coding regions in this window:
- a CDS encoding SPOR domain-containing protein, giving the protein MSTVVDDLDLEPARKEREIHLSTSSVLGIFFAAALVCALFFGFGYTAGRRSAINTPAEQGEAGNNFSNFKPAPGSVAIQSVPGYLSDKQASDANSATSGQKYYGSPNATAAPQPTATPAVAQVAPRQTTPVRTAPEPEPSPAPRLAAAVAQPQVPAVQPVSLPTTQPQGPAVVQVAAVSHQEDAEVLLSALKRRGYAVFTASGPADRLIHVQLGPFPSRKDAEAMRQKLLSDGYNAIVK